One window of the Takifugu rubripes chromosome 13, fTakRub1.2, whole genome shotgun sequence genome contains the following:
- the slc7a9 gene encoding b(0,+)-type amino acid transporter 1: MDKESIKERKESQNGSTGQTTDSQTKDGLAEKATVLQKNVGLLSGICLIVGTIIGSGIFISPKAVLLYSGAVGPCLLIWASCGVLSILGALCYAELGTTIVKSGGDYSYYLEAFHPIVAFLFSWTTVIALKPSSLAIITLSFAEYASSPFFPGCSPPTIVIKFLAATAILLIVTVNSLSVTLANYVQNFFTAAKLFIILVIAIAGIVLLAQGKTENLSNAFDGASTSFGAIGLAFYNGFWAYDGWNQLNFITEELKNPHRNLPLAILIGISLVTVCYVLVNVAYFTVMTPSELLLSPAVAITFGDRVFYPLSWVVPLFVAFSTFGAANGSCFTAGRISYVSSREGHMVQILSFISLKHCTPSPAIIFNGLLAICYIIPADIGILINYFSFAQWGFYGMSALALIVMRFTRKDLHRPVKVPIVLAFLLGLLSCYLVLAPIIDKPTIEYLYCSIFIFSGVILYYFFIHRKVKWAQRVSRPITTYLQLLMEVVPPEKTETD; encoded by the exons ATGGATAAAGAGAGCATCAAGGAACGGAAGGAGTCTCAGAACGGTTCCACCGGCCAAACCACAGACAGTCAGACCAAAGATGGCTTGGCCGAGAAGGCCACTGTGCTCCAGAAGAAT GTGGGGTTGCTCAGTGGCATCTGCCTGATTGTGGGGACGATCATCGGCTCGGGCATCTTCATCTCCCCGAAGGCCGTGCTGCTCTACTCTGGAGCCGTGGGTCCCTGCCTTCTCATTTGGGCCTCTTGTGGGGTGTTGTCCATTTTAG GAGCACTGTGTTATGCTGAACTTGGCACCACGATCGTCAAATCTGGAGGAGATTATTCTTATTATCTGGAGGCCTTTCACCCGATTGTGGCGTTCCTGTTCTCCTGGACCACTGTCATAGCCCTGAAGCCCTCCTCCCTCGCCATAATCACACTGAGCTTTGCAGAATACGCCTCGTCCCCATTCTTTCCTGGCTGCTCTCCTCCTACTATTGTTATCAAGTTCCTCGCAGCGACAGCAATAT TGTTGATTGTCACTGTGAACAGTTTGAGTGTCACGCTGGCAAACTACGTGCAGAACTTCTTCACAGCAGCCAAACTTTTTATCATCCTTGTCATCGCGATTGCAGGCATAGTTTTGCTTGCACAGG gaaaaacagaaaatttaTCAAACGCATTTGACGGTGCATCAACGTCGTTCGGAGCCATCGGACTTGCATTTTACAATGGATTCTGGGCTTATGATGGATG GAATCAGCTGAATTTTATCACAGAGGAGTTGAAAAACCCACACAG GAATTTGCCACTGGCCATTCTCATCGGGATCTCCTTGGTCACTGTCTGCTACGTTCTGGTCAATGTGGCCTACTTCACTGTGATGACGCCGAGCGAGTTGCTACTGTCTCCGGCCGTTGCCATC ACTTTCGGGGACAGAGTCTTTTACCCTCTGTCATGGGTCGTTCCGCTCTTTGTTGCTTTTTCTACTTTTGGTGCAGCAAATGGAAGCTGCTTCACTGCTGGCAG AATTTCATACGTGTCCAGCAGAGAAGGTCACATGGTCCAGATCTTGTCCTTCATTAGTCTGAAGCATTGCACTCCATCTCCTGCTATCATTTTCAAT GGTCTTTTGGCTATTTGCTACATTATTCCAGCAGACATCGGCATCCTCATTAACTACTTCAGTTTTGCCCAGTGGGGGTTCTATGGCATGTCAGCACTGGCCCTCATAGTCATGCGCTTCACCAGGAAAGACCTCCACAGACCAGTTAAG GTTCCGATTGTTCTGGCATTTTTGCTGGGCCTGCTTTCCTGCTACCTCGTCCTGGCGCCCATCATCGATAAGCCTACCATAGAGTACCTCTACTGTTCTATCTTCATCTTCAGTGGAGTGATCTTATACTACTTTTTTATCCACCGAAAAGTCAAATGGGCACAAAGAGTCTCAA GACCGATAACCACCTATCTCCAGCTTCTGATGGAGGTAGTTCCCCCTGAGAAAACTGAAACCGACTGA
- the LOC101066233 gene encoding AN1-type zinc finger protein 3-like isoform X3, protein MGDTGSEGSKPPSNINVLPPRCHCGFWGSSKTMNLCSKCFADVQKKQPEDDVDDSKDCSPKNSSNCSQTDMYCNETDGSIRQSLSTTGHLLPVQVRAASFPPHAVSPESDLLPNKRARLREVPEDEESSSLSSFTALSPSCSSAKQRSRRRCHFCRTKLELVQQEMGSCRCGFVFCSLHRLPEQHGCLFDHLGHGRQEAVQKVVKLRRKVGRSCQRIGEEFS, encoded by the exons ATGGGGGACACGGGGAGCGAAGGCAGCAAACCTCCGAGTAACATCAACGTCCTCCCCCCTCGATGCCACTGTGGTTTCTGGGG CTCAAGCAAAACTATGAATCTCTGCTCCAAATGTTTTGCAG ATGTTCAGAAGAAACAACCGGAGGATGACGTTGACGACAGTAAAGATTGTTCACCAAAGAACTCGTCAAACTGCAGCCAAACAGATATGTACTGCAATGAGACAGACGGCAGCATTCGTCAGTCACTCAGCACAACAGGACACCTGCTGCCAGTGCAAGTGAGAGCAGCATCGTTCCCTCCTCACGCTG TGTCTCCAGAAAGTGACCTTTTACCCAACAAGCGGGCAAGATTGAGAGAAGTGccagaggatgaagagtcctcatCACTATCGTCTTTCACTGCATTATCGCCGTCCTGCAGCAGCGCTAAACAGCGGAGCCGCAGACGCTGCCATTTCTGCCGAACCAAGCTGGAGCTGGTGCAGCAAGAGATGGGTTCGTGCCGCTGTG GGTTTGTCTTCTGCTCTCTTCACCGGCTTCCAGAACAACATGGCTGCCTGTTTGACCACCTGGGCCACGGCCGCCAGGAAGCTGTCCAGAAGGTGGTGAAGCTTAGACGCAAGGTGGGCCGATCCTGCCAGCGCATCGGCGAAGAGTTCTCCTGA
- the LOC101066233 gene encoding AN1-type zinc finger protein 3-like isoform X2, whose product MNLCSKCFADVQKKQPEDDVDDSKDCSPKNSSNCSQTDMYCNETDGSIRQSLSTTGHLLPVQVRAASFPPHAVSPESDLLPNKRARLREVPEDEESSSLSSFTALSPSCSSAKQRSRRRCHFCRTKLELVQQEMGSCRCGFVFCSLHRLPEQHGCLFDHLGHGRQEAVQKVVKLRRKFSEAAGPQDPVKALHHRALRGWLPPSDCLLIPNCKCSLATLSSGKEQKEMELQKQLT is encoded by the exons ATGAATCTCTGCTCCAAATGTTTTGCAG ATGTTCAGAAGAAACAACCGGAGGATGACGTTGACGACAGTAAAGATTGTTCACCAAAGAACTCGTCAAACTGCAGCCAAACAGATATGTACTGCAATGAGACAGACGGCAGCATTCGTCAGTCACTCAGCACAACAGGACACCTGCTGCCAGTGCAAGTGAGAGCAGCATCGTTCCCTCCTCACGCTG TGTCTCCAGAAAGTGACCTTTTACCCAACAAGCGGGCAAGATTGAGAGAAGTGccagaggatgaagagtcctcatCACTATCGTCTTTCACTGCATTATCGCCGTCCTGCAGCAGCGCTAAACAGCGGAGCCGCAGACGCTGCCATTTCTGCCGAACCAAGCTGGAGCTGGTGCAGCAAGAGATGGGTTCGTGCCGCTGTG GGTTTGTCTTCTGCTCTCTTCACCGGCTTCCAGAACAACATGGCTGCCTGTTTGACCACCTGGGCCACGGCCGCCAGGAAGCTGTCCAGAAGGTGGTGAAGCTTAGACGCAAG ttcAGTGAGGCTGCTGGGCCTCAGGATCCAGTGAAGGCGCTTCACCACAGGGCTCTGAGAGGCTGGTTACCACCGTCAGACTGTTTGTTGATCCCAAACTGCAAATGCTCACTCGCAACCCTGAGTTcaggaaaagagcaaaaagaaatggagctgcagaaacagctgaccTGA
- the LOC101066233 gene encoding AN1-type zinc finger protein 3-like isoform X1 — protein sequence MGDTGSEGSKPPSNINVLPPRCHCGFWGSSKTMNLCSKCFADVQKKQPEDDVDDSKDCSPKNSSNCSQTDMYCNETDGSIRQSLSTTGHLLPVQVRAASFPPHAVSPESDLLPNKRARLREVPEDEESSSLSSFTALSPSCSSAKQRSRRRCHFCRTKLELVQQEMGSCRCGFVFCSLHRLPEQHGCLFDHLGHGRQEAVQKVVKLRRKFSEAAGPQDPVKALHHRALRGWLPPSDCLLIPNCKCSLATLSSGKEQKEMELQKQLT from the exons ATGGGGGACACGGGGAGCGAAGGCAGCAAACCTCCGAGTAACATCAACGTCCTCCCCCCTCGATGCCACTGTGGTTTCTGGGG CTCAAGCAAAACTATGAATCTCTGCTCCAAATGTTTTGCAG ATGTTCAGAAGAAACAACCGGAGGATGACGTTGACGACAGTAAAGATTGTTCACCAAAGAACTCGTCAAACTGCAGCCAAACAGATATGTACTGCAATGAGACAGACGGCAGCATTCGTCAGTCACTCAGCACAACAGGACACCTGCTGCCAGTGCAAGTGAGAGCAGCATCGTTCCCTCCTCACGCTG TGTCTCCAGAAAGTGACCTTTTACCCAACAAGCGGGCAAGATTGAGAGAAGTGccagaggatgaagagtcctcatCACTATCGTCTTTCACTGCATTATCGCCGTCCTGCAGCAGCGCTAAACAGCGGAGCCGCAGACGCTGCCATTTCTGCCGAACCAAGCTGGAGCTGGTGCAGCAAGAGATGGGTTCGTGCCGCTGTG GGTTTGTCTTCTGCTCTCTTCACCGGCTTCCAGAACAACATGGCTGCCTGTTTGACCACCTGGGCCACGGCCGCCAGGAAGCTGTCCAGAAGGTGGTGAAGCTTAGACGCAAG ttcAGTGAGGCTGCTGGGCCTCAGGATCCAGTGAAGGCGCTTCACCACAGGGCTCTGAGAGGCTGGTTACCACCGTCAGACTGTTTGTTGATCCCAAACTGCAAATGCTCACTCGCAACCCTGAGTTcaggaaaagagcaaaaagaaatggagctgcagaaacagctgaccTGA
- the LOC101066233 gene encoding AN1-type zinc finger protein 3-like isoform X4 encodes MYCNETDGSIRQSLSTTGHLLPVQVRAASFPPHAVSPESDLLPNKRARLREVPEDEESSSLSSFTALSPSCSSAKQRSRRRCHFCRTKLELVQQEMGSCRCGFVFCSLHRLPEQHGCLFDHLGHGRQEAVQKVVKLRRKFSEAAGPQDPVKALHHRALRGWLPPSDCLLIPNCKCSLATLSSGKEQKEMELQKQLT; translated from the exons ATGTACTGCAATGAGACAGACGGCAGCATTCGTCAGTCACTCAGCACAACAGGACACCTGCTGCCAGTGCAAGTGAGAGCAGCATCGTTCCCTCCTCACGCTG TGTCTCCAGAAAGTGACCTTTTACCCAACAAGCGGGCAAGATTGAGAGAAGTGccagaggatgaagagtcctcatCACTATCGTCTTTCACTGCATTATCGCCGTCCTGCAGCAGCGCTAAACAGCGGAGCCGCAGACGCTGCCATTTCTGCCGAACCAAGCTGGAGCTGGTGCAGCAAGAGATGGGTTCGTGCCGCTGTG GGTTTGTCTTCTGCTCTCTTCACCGGCTTCCAGAACAACATGGCTGCCTGTTTGACCACCTGGGCCACGGCCGCCAGGAAGCTGTCCAGAAGGTGGTGAAGCTTAGACGCAAG ttcAGTGAGGCTGCTGGGCCTCAGGATCCAGTGAAGGCGCTTCACCACAGGGCTCTGAGAGGCTGGTTACCACCGTCAGACTGTTTGTTGATCCCAAACTGCAAATGCTCACTCGCAACCCTGAGTTcaggaaaagagcaaaaagaaatggagctgcagaaacagctgaccTGA